The segment TTGGTCATCATTCCGGTCACGGCCGGCGTCAAACCGGTGACGCTGCCGAGCTCGCCGAGGTTGCGCTCGTCGGTATTGAAATCGCCCAGCAGGATGACGTCGTCTTCGCCGCGACCGTCGCCGCGAACGGCACGCATCACGTCGTCCATCACGTTGATTTCGGAGGCGACTTCGTCCGGATCGGTATGGACCGCGACCAGGGTGAAGGTGAAGGCCTGATCGGGCTTCGGGCCGCGGACGCGGAACCAGGCGACCAGCGGTTCGCGATGAAGCGCATCGGCCGGGTCGTCGATCGTGTAGAGCTGCGAACGATCGATCTCGATGCTCGCGGTGTCATAGATAAACGCGTATTGCTCTTTGCTGTCGGTTCGGCCGAGACGGGGGCCGATGACGTAGTCATAGTGGCGCCCGGCGGCGTTGATTTGATCGATGAACTGCGGCAGGATCGACTGGTCGAGCGAACGGATTTCTTCGATCGCGACGACATCGTACTGACGGACGATCTGCGCGAGTCGGGCGACGACATGCGGTTTGTCCATCTTGCTGCGGCCGAAGACCTGGATGTTGAACGACGCGATCCGGACCGTTTCGCCGCCGCGAGCGATCGGTACGGTGCGGTTGCTGGCCAAGAGGGCGTTGCCGCCGCCTGACCCATCGGTCGACGCCGCTGCGTTGCGGGGGACCACTTTCAGCCCTTCGAGCCCTTCGACTCGATAGTTCTGAAAGAAGAACCAGCCGCCGCCACAGACGATCGCGACCAAGACTAGTCCGCTCGCTTTATTCACCGCTTGCTCCAGATGTGAAAATAGGCCGGTTCGGTAAAGTTGATCCGGCTACTGCACGGGTCAGGAAAGTCTGGGGAATTTCGCCCGGAAAAACGCAGACCGAGCATCTCCTTTTCGTTGTATCGACCAGCGGCTAGCTCTATCTTGGAGGTGCTATCGGGGCCTATTACGTGCGGGAGAATCGATGCGGTTTACCTGGTTGCTAGCGGCGGTATGCTGGACGCTGGCCATACAACCGGCATGGTCGGATCGGGTCGTCTTGGTGAGCGGCGGCAAAGTGACCGGCGACTTGGAAGAGACGCCGGGGGATAGCGACGCGCCGCGACGGATCGTCTCGCCGCAAGGGGTGCTCGAACTGGCGCCGGAAGTGATCGTCGACATCGAGCGCGAGCCGCCGGAGCTGATCGAGTATCGCGATCGAGCTCGCCGCGCTGCGATGACGCTGGTCGATCAGTGGAGCCTGATCGAGTGGTGCCGGCAGAATAGTCTGTACGACGAAGCGAACGCCCATTGCGAGCTGATCTTGAAGCTCGATCCAGAGCATCTACAGGCGCGGACGCTGCTCGGCTATCAAAAACGCAATGGCGAGTGGAAGCAGCGGGAAGACTACATGCAGTCGCGCGGTTTCATTCGCTACGACGGCCGTTGGCGAATGCACCAGCAAGTGCAGCTGCTGGAAGAGCGGAAGATGATTCGCGAAGCCCAAATCG is part of the Blastopirellula sediminis genome and harbors:
- a CDS encoding exonuclease/endonuclease/phosphatase family protein, with the translated sequence MNKASGLVLVAIVCGGGWFFFQNYRVEGLEGLKVVPRNAAASTDGSGGGNALLASNRTVPIARGGETVRIASFNIQVFGRSKMDKPHVVARLAQIVRQYDVVAIEEIRSLDQSILPQFIDQINAAGRHYDYVIGPRLGRTDSKEQYAFIYDTASIEIDRSQLYTIDDPADALHREPLVAWFRVRGPKPDQAFTFTLVAVHTDPDEVASEINVMDDVMRAVRGDGRGEDDVILLGDFNTDERNLGELGSVTGLTPAVTGMMTNTRGTAAYDNLYFTLPATSEFTGRGGVHDFVREFNLSIDEALEISDHLPVWGEFSIYEGGVPGKVATVPSDVR